Within Coffea arabica cultivar ET-39 chromosome 4e, Coffea Arabica ET-39 HiFi, whole genome shotgun sequence, the genomic segment TACAAGGGGTATTGAGCGAACAGCCAAAGCTTTGGTGGCTGAACTCAAATTAATGTCGAAAGAGGTAATGTGGAAGCTTTTAAATTTTCCATATTTAACACACGATCTATAAATTAATATCTGTGCAGGATGCCTGATATGAGTGCATCTTCAGGGGAAGCATTGCAAGTTCGTATGTCTCACTAACAGGGTCAATTTTGGGCTGTCATCTGCTGAGTTTCAGATATCAAAAGTTCTCACTCTCCTTtgaattttaatttcaaatgtTTTCTCTTATGTGGATTTGCAGGTAGAAGATAGTGAATTAGCAGATGTCGCTGCAGTTAGTGCAGGAAACAACTATGAAGTGGGTAATATGATAGCAGAAGCAATGAGCAAAGTGGGTAGGAAAGGCGTTGTGACACTTGAGGAGGGTAAAGGTTCTGATAATAATCTGTACGTCGTGGAAGGCATGCAATTTGACCGTGGATACATGTCCCCTTATTTTGTGACTGATAGTGAGAAGATGGCTGTTGAATATGAAAACTGCAAGGCAAGCAGCTATCACTTGAATTTTTCCACTTAGGTTGTTTAAGGGGAGTTTCTtatcttgattttgttaaatggttGAGCACAATATGTGCAGCTTCTTCTGGTCGACAAAAAGATTACAAATGCGAGGGATTTAATCAGCATTTTGGAAGATGGCATCAGGGGAGGATATCCAATACTAATAATTGCTGAAGACATTGAGCAGGAAGCTCTTGCCACTCTGGTTGTGAACAAGCTTAGAGGAGCTTTGAAGATTGCTGCACTCAAAGCTCCTGGTTTTGGGGATCGCAAGAGCCAATACCTTGATGATATTGCTATCCTGACTGGAGGTGGTATTTCATATTGTGATACATTCCTTAAAATGCATCATGTTCTTCTCTAGATGAAGCACATACTTAATCTCACCTATATTCCATCAGGTACTGTGATTAGAGAGGAGGTAGGATTGTCCATAGACAAGGTTGGGAGTGAGGTTTTAGGTCATGCAGCAAAGGTGGTGCTGACAAAGGAAACGACGACAATTGTTGGTGATGGTAGCACTCAGGATGCTGTAAATAAACGAGTTGCACAGATCAAAAACCTTGTTGAGGTTGGAACAATGATTATTCTATCTCCTGTCATAGTTCTGATTAGGTGGATTTTTCTGGTCCCCACAGTCTCACATTTGGGTGGTCATACAGGCAGCTGAGCAGGACTATGAAAAGGAAAAGCTTAATGAAAGAATTGCCAAGCTTTCAGGCGGTGTTGCTGTCATACAGGTCGGTCTTTTTGCCAATGCCTTGcttatttatttcctttaataacACTTCCTTCGTTTTGATTTTGGTTGCTTGTGTCCAGGTTGGGGCACAAACTGAAACAGAACTTAAGGAGAAGAAGTTGAGAGTCGAGGATGCACTTAATGCGACGAAGGTTTCTTTTAACAACGTGCTTCTAAATTTATACACAACAACTCTGGTACACAGGGTTTCCTGTACGACAATTCATCATTGGAATCATTTATCTTACAACAGGCCGCTGTTGAGGAAGGCATTGTCGTTGGAGGTGGATGCACCTTATTGCGGCTTGCTGCTAAAGTTGATGCCATCAAGGACTCCCTTGACAATGATGAGCAGAAGGTGATATGTCTGTGTGATTTTCCAACGTGCCATCTGTGGGGTTCCTGCATAACGTTGAACTCATATATGTTGAATGGTTGCAGGTCGGAGCAGACATTGTTAAGAGGGCATTGAGTTACCCAATGAAGTTAATTGCCAAGAATGCAGGGGTCAATGGAAGTGTTGTAATTGAAAAGGTGCGGCTTGATTTAAATTGCTCCACTTTATGTGCCCCTTTTTATTGTAACAATTTTTTTGAACATTTGTTTACCTGGTAAGTTGACTTTTAAACTCGCTCCCTCTACAGGTGCTGTCTAGTGATAATGTCAAGTTTGGTTATAATGCTGCAACTGGAAACTATGAGGATCTGATGGCTGCTGGTATCATTGATCCCACAAAGGCAAGTGTTTTGTCTCTAGGCATACAGAAATACTTGGTTTGGCTCATATCTGTAATGTGTTGATTGTGATAAGATGATTAGTCAAGCCAAGTGTTGCTTTATAATATGGTTCAGGGAACTTCACCTTAAATGGGTTATACCCCCTTCGATTGGCTTTGTAATTAGGAGAGAGAAAAGCCTGGCTCGCCCTACATCTGGCACCTCATGCCAATAACAATTCCACTTTCATATGTTAATTGTTCCTCAAAGCACATAAACCTATTCTCTGATCAATTTGTACTTCTTAGATGCATGTCCATCTGAGCATTCTCTCGTAAGCTTGTAACTAGGTAATTGTACTTGTTGTTCAGGTGGTAAGATGCTGCCTGGAGCATGCAGCATCGGTTGCCAGGACTTTCCTCACCTCGGATGCAGTGGTTGTGGACATTAAGGTGCCAGAACCTGTGGCTGCTGGAAATCCCATGGATAATTCAGGTATATTATTAGTATCTTCCATAATTCACTCAATGCACTTTAAAGTATCTATCTAGTGGTAATTCCAGATCTATTTAGGAAGCTGCAACTATACGTCACTTTCATTGTTTGTGTGATCAGGTTATGGTTACTAATTGCTGCAGCACATAGTTGATTACCCGAACCATGAGGACTCAATTCTAGATGGGTTATCAGATCTCTTTTGCCCTTGAAGAGAGCACGAGAAACTCGTATGGTCGTTGGAAGAGCCATTGGACTTGTATTTGCAGCATTTTTACCTGCCTGATTTCTTTCATTCGTTCTGAAATTTTGTCATCGCTAATCGGTAACAACTGCTAGTCAAATAGCCGATATTTATGGCACAAATTGTACTCATCAGCCATCCATGAACCCGTAAGTTGTGCAAGTAAATCATAGTCAGAAGTTCCGAAACGTTGAATAAATCGTACACTCGTTTTCTGCAACTTCTAGTTCTCGTCGTGCTTATTGGACACACATTTAGGAGCGTGGCGGCGCTCCTTATTTTTGGCTGGTTATGGATGCATTTGTATCATTCCAGGAATCTGTATATTCATTCGCATGAAATACTTTGTGGGGAATCGTTCGTTTTTTTTGTTAGGTTTTTTCATATGCTGGTTAAGATACCCACCCAGATCCAACGAATCCTTAGCCAACGGCCAGCTTATTAAAGTTAGAagatcaaaatcaagaaacagCAAAAGACCAAAACGAAGGAAAAGCGAAAGGTGGACGATCATCATATTCAAATATTAACTAAATCAAATGGTGGTGAAGTTATAAGAAAGGTATCGGCTAATTCGAGGCGGTTCCCAGCCCCCAGTTTAGCTGATTGAGCTGCTGGGATCATAGACTGGAGGCCATTATTAGAGGATCCGGCTCGgctcattattattattattattatatataattataataaggTTGTCTGCGTTGTCGTCTCATTTTGCTTGTGCGACGGTAAAATCAGTTTTCATCTTTCTTCACGTTTGTGAGTCATCTCCTGGGGCTAATCTTTTCCCTCCACCGTTCGATGAGTACCAATCTTCCATATATATTATTATCCATTTGTGAGAGGGCGGGCGTGCTGATCTTAATCGTTTGGATATGTTTGGTGGCTGGCTTTGGACAGCGTCTAATCACAAAATCGTGTGCATTGTAAATCAGTCATAACTTATCTTCTCATGCATGCAGTTGGAACCAACTTAAAAAGGCACTCTACAACAAAAGCATAATCATAGTGCTTTAAGACTATATCATCTAATGTGACTTGCAGCCCaaagagagaagagaagagaagagaagagaagagaagagaagagaagagaagaggagGGGGTCACTTTCCAGACAACTAAAAGTAAAAGCCATTTTCTCGTTTCATTTTATGATTTATCCCCTTTGTTTAGGAAGAATCAGTCACTTTCCAATCAACCATTATTATACTGTGTCTTCACTAAAATAACCTTCAtataattggaagaggccagggAGTGGGTTATATAAAGTCGCATGCCAAATCCGACAAGAAAACTCCTGTGTGTATCCTAAGAAACTCCTTTGTGGTTTCCGCAGGCCACGTAAGTGGGGTATCTTAAGGCAAacaaaaggagaagaaagaggcCATGACTATTACAGCTTACCAAATTGCTGTGGTGCATTATCGAATTTTGGTTTTGTTGTTACTCTCTTCTTCTCTATTATCGTTCGTGTACTATGTGATGTACAGAAGAGCCATAAAATACCAATTTTTGCGCCCATTAGCATGATTTGGCACATAATCATTCCTTTAGATGCGTGTACGTGGCTAATTTTAGTCAAACCCTTATCATTAGTCTTTGACACAGATTATATCCGTGCCTCGAATCGCATCGTTGGAATTTGAACAATCACGAGTGTTTAATGCAAACTGTTGCAAGTTTGGATTGTTTATTTATGACTTTTTGGATTAGTCTAGAACTACATACTAATAATAGATATACATGCATG encodes:
- the LOC113742185 gene encoding ruBisCO large subunit-binding protein subunit beta, chloroplastic, whose protein sequence is MASTFTAMSCVGSLISPSTSTADKKFVSSSEALSSLTSISANKLGGRRQNVILRKRLSSKVQAMAKDLHFNKDGSAIKKLQAGVNKLADLVGVTLGPKGRNVVLESKYGSPRIVNDGVTVAKEVELEDPVENIGAKLVRQAASKTNDLAGDGTTTSVVLAQGLITEGVKVVAAGANPIQITRGIERTAKALVAELKLMSKEVEDSELADVAAVSAGNNYEVGNMIAEAMSKVGRKGVVTLEEGKGSDNNLYVVEGMQFDRGYMSPYFVTDSEKMAVEYENCKLLLVDKKITNARDLISILEDGIRGGYPILIIAEDIEQEALATLVVNKLRGALKIAALKAPGFGDRKSQYLDDIAILTGGTVIREEVGLSIDKVGSEVLGHAAKVVLTKETTTIVGDGSTQDAVNKRVAQIKNLVEAAEQDYEKEKLNERIAKLSGGVAVIQVGAQTETELKEKKLRVEDALNATKAAVEEGIVVGGGCTLLRLAAKVDAIKDSLDNDEQKVGADIVKRALSYPMKLIAKNAGVNGSVVIEKVLSSDNVKFGYNAATGNYEDLMAAGIIDPTKVVRCCLEHAASVARTFLTSDAVVVDIKVPEPVAAGNPMDNSGYGY